In Ignavibacteriales bacterium, the sequence CTGGTAAAATTGATGAGAGTACAGAGTTTGATAAAACAGATTTCCGAAATACTGTACCGCGTTTTTCGCAAGAGAATAGAAAAGCAAATCAATTGCTGGTTGATTTAATTAACAACATTGCAAAAAGTAAAAATGTAACACCTGCTCAAATTGCATTAGGTTGGTTGTTAGCCCAAAAGCAATGGATCGTTCCAATTCCGGGGACAACAAAACTTCACAGACTTGAAGAAAACAATTTTGCAGTTAATGTTGAGTTTACAAAGGATGAACTAAGTTTGATCGATGAAGCTTCATCTAAAATTATTTTAAAGGGAGATAGATATTCAGAAAGCAGTCAGAATATGATTGATAGATGAGTTAATAATATTATGAGAAAACAATTTGTTTAAGATGGAAAGAAACATATATGAACAGAGTTACATTAAATAATGGTGTTGAAATGCCGATTCTTGGATTTGGAGTATTTCAGATAACAGATAAAAATGAATGTGAAAAAAGTGTGCTCGATGCTCTTGAAACGGGTTATCGTTCGCTTGATACTGCAGCAGCTTATACGAATGAAACCGAAGTCGGCAATGCAATAAGGAAAAGTGGAATAGAAAGAAAAGATCTTTTATTACAACCAAGTTTTGGGTGCACGATACTGGTTACGAAAACACTAAAAAGGCGTTTGAAAAATCACTGAATAAACTGCAACTTGATTATCTTGATTTATACCTGATCCATCAGCCGTTTGGTGATGTGCACGGTTCGTGGAGAGCGATGGTAGAGTTGTACAAGCAAGGAAAAGTTAAAGCTATTGGTGTAAGTAACTTTCATCCTGATCGTGTAATGGATATTATAACTTTCAATGAAGTTGTTCCCGCAGTTAACCAGATAGAAACTCATCCTTTCAATCAACAAATTGAAGCGCAGAAATTTTTAAAAGAAAATGGAGTACAGATAGAATCCTGGGGACCATTTTCTGAAGGAAGGAACAATCTTTTTCAAAACGAATTACTTCTTTCAATTGCCGCAAAGTACAATAAAAGTTTGGCTCAGGTTGTTCTGCGTTGGCTTACTCAAAGAGGTGTGGTTGTAATTCCAAAATCTGTTAAGAGAGAAAGGATAAAAGAAAATTTCAATATTTTCGATTTTGAATTAAGTGCTGAAGATATGGCTGAAATAGAAAAGCTTGATACGAAAACCAGTTACTTTTTTGATCATCGTGATCCGGCAATTATTAAATGGATGGGCACCATGAAACTTGAAGACTAATTAGAAAATAATAGTAGTTCGCTAGTGTAAATCTTGTAAATCATAATTGGAGTTGATATGAAAAAATCAAATGAGGAAAAAGGGAAATTCGTTAGTCGTCGTGATTTTATTGCTAAATCTACCATTGTGGGTGCAGGTTTAGCAGCTGGACAATTAGCTTGGGCGGCCGATTCTCAAAATCAAAGCAAAACTAAGACTAACAGTTCTGAGAATCCGATGATGTCTTTAGGTAAACGCAAACTCGGCTCTCTGGAAGTTTCGAGTGTTGGAATGGGTGTTCAGAATACAAGCCGCAAGTATGAAACAACAATACCATATCGACCTGAAATGATTAACATAATCCGCACTGCATTTGATAACGGCATCACTTTTTTTGATTCAGCAGAAGCATATGGTCCTCTTGAAGTTGAGCGTATACTTGGTGAAGCAGTTGAACCATTTAGAAATAGTGTACAGATAGCAACGAAGTTTGGGTGGAATATTGATCAGGAAACCGGTCAGCGTCTACTTGGTCTCAACAGCAAACCCGATCATATAAAGCTTGTAGTAGAGGGTATGCTAAAGCGACTACGAAACGATCGTATCGATCTGCTTTATCAGCATCGCGTAGATCCGGAAGTACCGATTGAAGATGTAGCCGGAGCGATAAAAGATCTTATGGATCAGGGAAAAGTTTTACATTGGGGTTTATCAGAGATGGGACCGAACACGCTTCGTCGCGCGCATGCAACTCTGCCGGTTACCGCAGTGCAGAATGAGTATTCGATGTTATGGCGTGGACCTGAAAAGGAAATTATTCCGCTTTGCGAGGAACTGGGTATCGGCTTTGTTACGTGGAGCCCGCTTGGAGTTGCCTTCCTTACGGGTGCGATTGATGGAAACACATGTTTTGCTCAGGGTGACATTCGTGGTATCGAATCCCGATTCTCACCAGAGAATCTAGTTGATAACCTGAAGCTTGTGGAGATAGTGAAGAACTGGGCTCAACGAAAGGAAGCAACACCAGCTCAGATCGCACTAGCCTGGCTGATGGCTCAAAAGAATTGGATCGTGCCTATTCCAGGTACAACACAGATGGCCGATATGTTAGAAAATAAAGGAGCGGCTGAAGTTAGACTCACTCCCGATGAATTGACTGAAATAAATTCTGAAGTTCGTGCATTCGAAGTTAAGGGACAACGTCTACGGATTTTGTACTGAACTTTTCTGGCGTTGAAGCTCCGCTTAAAAAGTAAGAGCTATAATCAGAAAAATCAGTAAAAGTGATTTTGTAAATAAAAAGGCAGATAAAATATTGATTTTAGATTACTTGGAATAAGAAAGCTTAATGTTTAAGAATATACAAACAGCTTTTAAAAAACATCAAATGTTTGGAAAGATTTGACAGAATGAAAATAATAAATCCCAGGTTAGGTATGCACGGATTATTGTTACTATTAATTATATTTTTCTTCTGTTCTCTGAAAAATAATAATGCAATGTACGACGATACTCTACCTTATAATTTAGAAGAAAATGGAGATTATCCTAATTTGTCAATCAATCATTCAGTCCGTGATATATTAAGTCATCCGGCATTTAAAGAATTTAGTCAACTTATTTTGCCTTGGGATAACAACACAGATTACTATAACACACTACTACTTGATGTGGGTACTCTTATGCCTTTTCATAATAATGTAGATCCAAATATTGTAGTGAGTTCACTTAACCATATGATTGACCAAGTCAATACGGAAAAAACGATATTCTATAAATTCTATAGCGAAGAGCAGAGGCAGATGGATTCCACCAAAGAATCCACCGGACTTTTTTTCTTTAGAGGAAAGCCTGGATCTCCATTTGCCATTGTGTGCCCAGGAGGAGGCTTTTCTTATATCGGTTCCCTTCATGAGGGATTTCCACTTGCAAAAGAAATAAGTAACAAAGGGTTTAATGCATTTGTTATACGGTACCGTATAGGCAGTGAACAATTTGCCACTGAAGACCTGGCAGCAGCCATATCATATATTTTTAATAATAAGCAAATACTTGATGTCAGTACAGAAGACTATTCAGTTTGGGGCGGATCAGCAGGAGCGCGGATGGCAGGAAATATTGCTTTAAGTGGTCTATCTTCTTATGGCGGTGCTATTCTGCCTAAACCAGCTGCAGTTATCCTTGCCTCCACTGCCCAAGCAATTTATTCAAGTCACTTTTCCCCTGATTTCATTACTGTAGCAACTAACTATAGAATAGTGAATGTTGACACAGTAGATAGACGTGTAGTGAATTTAAGAAATGCAGGGTAGATGTTGAATATCATAAATATCGAAGAGCTGGACATGGATTTGGGCTTGGTACAGGTACGGATGCTGAAGGATGGTTGGGCTTAGCAGTTAGTTTCTGGCAGTGATATATTCAGGAATAATATATTAAATCTTAACAAATACTATCTTGGGAAAGTATTATTACATTAATAATCATGTAGAAATAATAAAGATCGTATCTTAGTAAATCAGCATTGCAAAACATAAATATTTTCACAATTATAAAATCAATAAATAGATATTAGAGTAAATATGAAAGCTTCAATTATCAGATTGTTTCTATTTGTAATGATTTCGCAAATGTCTTTCCCACAGCAAGAAGATATAAATACGTCTGCTACTAAAAACGTGGAACAGGAAATCATAAATCTCTCTAAAAATAAGTGGCAATGGATGGCAGATAAAAATGTAGATACACTTAATATCCTATTTGATGAGAAAGCTGTATTTGTTCATATGGGTGGGTCGTGGGGCAAAGAACAGGAACTTGGAATTATAAAAAGCGGCGGTATCTGGTACAAGAATGCAGAAGTTCACGAAGTATCGGTAAACATTATTGATAATACTGCTATTCTTTTAAACCGAATTACTTTATTGGCTGTCGTTGGTGGTAATGAAGTTACAAATCCTTTTATGGTAACTGAGGTTTATGTGAAAGAAAATAATAACTGGAAGTTAGGTTCGCTTTCCTTTACAAAATTACTTACAACTGCTGATCATTAAAAATTATTAAAGGCATCGAAAATGAAAAAAGTATTTATTGGTTTAGCAGTTCTTATTGGTTGTACACTGCAAGCTCAGCAAACGGTTGTCATTGATACTGTTGGGAAACCAATGATTACCACTGTCTCTGGAATCATTCGTGGTGTAACAGATGGAAATGTTGATAGTTTCAAAGGTATTCCATATGCTGCCCCTCCAATGGGCGCTTACCGCTGGCGTCCACCCCAGCCCGTAAATCCGTGGCTGGGAGTGCGTGATGCCAGCCAGTATGGCTCTTCTTGTGCACAAGCGACCTGGCCAAGAGATACTACAAAGATCCGGGAAAACTCTTCTGAGGATTGTCTGTTTCTCAATGTATGGAAACCATCAGATGCTACACCGGAATCTAAACTACCTGTTATGGTATGGATTCACGGCGGGGCCTTTGTTTTTGGCAGCGGTGATCAAGATGAATTATCGGATGTCCAGTTTGCAAAGCAAGGGGTCATTCTGGTCACATTCAACTACCGTCTTGGTAGGCTTGGTTTTTTTGCATTCCCTTCATTGAGCGACGAATATCCCGATGAACCTAAGGGCAATTACGCTTATATGGACCAGATCGCTGCGCTTAGGTGGGTTCAACAAAACATTGCTGCTTTTGGAGGCGATCCAAAAAATGTTACCATTTTCGGAGAATCTGCCGGTGGTGTATCAGTGCATTCACTCTTAACTATACCAACAGCAAATGGTCTTTTCCAAAAGGCGATCATACAGTCTGGCGGTGGTCGGGATGGTGTTCTTACCGGTAGACCAATACGTGAAGATAATATTGATAAGCATTATCCTGTTTCGGCGGAAACCATAGGAATAAACTTTGCTCGTCGTCATAGTATAGAAGGCACGGACGTGGACGCATTAGCGAAGCTTCGTTCTTTAAGAGTGGAGGAGATTGTAGATGGAGGTTACGAAAATGATGGACAGGGAGCTTTGCCCACTTACTCCGGTCCAACTCTCGATGGTAAGTTGGTTGAAGAAACCGCCGAGAGTATATACGACGCAGGCAGACAGCCAAAAGTACCAATCATAATTGGGTCGAATAGTGCGGAAGTGCCCGCTGGATTTGTAAATGCAAATTCGAAGGACGAACTGCTTGCCTGGTTTGGTAATTTGAAGAACGAAGCTATTAAAGTTTATGATCCTGATAGTACGATTGATTTTGCTAAGATGCTTACTATGGTTAACAGTGATAAAGTCTGGGGGGAACCAGCTCGGTTTACTGCGAATGCTTTTTTCAAAAAGGGTGCACCAGCATACTTATATCTTTTTTCATACGTCTCCGCATCTATGCAGCAGTATATGCGGTTTGGTGCAGCACACGGTTCTGAAATTCCATATGTGTTCAACAATCTTAGAGACCGAAACGGAATCATCGTAACAACCAAAGACCAGGAAGTTGCAAAGATGATGAATACTTATTGGGTAAATTTTGCTAAGACTGGTGATCCAAATGGGAACGGGCTACCGAAATGGCCTGTTTATAATCCCCAAAAGGATGAGATCCTCGAGTTCCGTCCTGATGGATCAGCTATTGGTGAATCAGATCCTAGGAAAGAGAGACTCGATTTAATTGAAAAAACGTCACGACGATGATTATGCGATAGACAGCATCATTGTAGAAATTAAAAACATTTATTAGGTTAAACTATATGAAACATTTCAAAACAATCAGTGAATATTACCATTTTGGCGGTGCTCCACCTCCGGAAAATCCTTTATTTAGTTTAAGAATTCTGGATGTAACAACTCCAATTACAAAAGACATTGAGTTTGTGTGCGATTTCTATTGTATCGGTTTCAAAAAAATTAAATCTGGCGAACTTATCTATGGAAAAACAAAATATGATCACGATAGAGGCTGGATGTATTTTGTTAAGCCCGGTCAAATCCTAACAGCAAGAAAATTACAATTTGCAGAAAAAGGTTTTGCAATTCATCTTAACGAAGATTTTCTTATGGGTCATCCATTATTTAATGAAATAAAAAGTATAGCTTCTTTGATTATGAAATCAGTGAAGCGCTTCACATTTCACCAAGAGAAAAAGAAATTATGTGGTCACTGTTTCACAAAATGGAAACAGAATATCACAATAACCCTGATGAGTTCAGTAAATCAATTATTCTCTCGCACCTTGATTCTCTATTGAAGTATGCTCAACGGTTCTATAAAAGACAGTTCATTGACCGAAAACCATTGATTGGTAAAACAATTACAAAGTTTAATGAATCTCTTAGTTTATATTTTGAAAAAGGAGAAGCAGCAAAAGATGGTTTACCTTCAGTTAACTATATGGCTGCTCAGCTTAATTTATCATCCAAATATTTAAGTGATCTACTAAAACAGGAAACAGGCAAAA encodes:
- a CDS encoding carboxylesterase family protein → MKKVFIGLAVLIGCTLQAQQTVVIDTVGKPMITTVSGIIRGVTDGNVDSFKGIPYAAPPMGAYRWRPPQPVNPWLGVRDASQYGSSCAQATWPRDTTKIRENSSEDCLFLNVWKPSDATPESKLPVMVWIHGGAFVFGSGDQDELSDVQFAKQGVILVTFNYRLGRLGFFAFPSLSDEYPDEPKGNYAYMDQIAALRWVQQNIAAFGGDPKNVTIFGESAGGVSVHSLLTIPTANGLFQKAIIQSGGGRDGVLTGRPIREDNIDKHYPVSAETIGINFARRHSIEGTDVDALAKLRSLRVEEIVDGGYENDGQGALPTYSGPTLDGKLVEETAESIYDAGRQPKVPIIIGSNSAEVPAGFVNANSKDELLAWFGNLKNEAIKVYDPDSTIDFAKMLTMVNSDKVWGEPARFTANAFFKKGAPAYLYLFSYVSASMQQYMRFGAAHGSEIPYVFNNLRDRNGIIVTTKDQEVAKMMNTYWVNFAKTGDPNGNGLPKWPVYNPQKDEILEFRPDGSAIGESDPRKERLDLIEKTSRR
- a CDS encoding aldo/keto reductase — its product is GKIDESTEFDKTDFRNTVPRFSQENRKANQLLVDLINNIAKSKNVTPAQIALGWLLAQKQWIVPIPGTTKLHRLEENNFAVNVEFTKDELSLIDEASSKIILKGDRYSESSQNMIDR
- a CDS encoding nuclear transport factor 2 family protein; translated protein: MKASIIRLFLFVMISQMSFPQQEDINTSATKNVEQEIINLSKNKWQWMADKNVDTLNILFDEKAVFVHMGGSWGKEQELGIIKSGGIWYKNAEVHEVSVNIIDNTAILLNRITLLAVVGGNEVTNPFMVTEVYVKENNNWKLGSLSFTKLLTTADH